One genomic window of Desulfuromonas sp. includes the following:
- a CDS encoding outer membrane protein transport protein → MVTRIVAVTALALLVWTGSAFGAGFALIEQGVKGLGNAFAGGAAVADDPSTVFFNPAGMTRLEGQQALGAVHIIAPKAKFDKDSATNALGAPLSGNEGGGAGVTGVAPNLYYTFNPANGWVFGVGVNAPFGLATEYNKGWVGRYHAVESDVKTVNINPSVAYKATDQLSLGFGVSAQYIDAKLSQMVDYGLFAAGAASDPSHPLFSTLNPIAGSILPTVSNREADIFSDIEADDWSYGFNLGALYEVCDHSRIGLAYRSQVSHELEGEADFDIPSAYLASQDPILAGVAASVFQDQGAGGEIDLPASASLSYYHRFNAEWAAMADVTWTEWSSFEKLVIEFDGSLASQPSVTTENWDDNFRYSVGTTFNPDEQLELRAGLAYDETPIPDAEHRTPRIPGEDRLWIAVGAGYKIDNFGFDFGYAHLFVDNSRINKTATPGTEDEGRGTLVGEFENSVDIASIEVSYRF, encoded by the coding sequence GGTCTGCTTTCGGTGCTGGGTTTGCCCTTATCGAGCAGGGGGTGAAAGGGCTCGGCAACGCCTTTGCCGGCGGCGCCGCGGTGGCCGACGACCCGAGTACGGTATTTTTCAACCCTGCCGGCATGACCCGGCTGGAGGGCCAGCAGGCCCTGGGCGCGGTCCACATCATCGCTCCCAAGGCCAAGTTCGACAAGGACTCGGCGACCAACGCCCTCGGCGCTCCCTTGTCCGGGAACGAGGGAGGGGGCGCCGGCGTGACCGGTGTCGCTCCCAACCTCTACTACACCTTCAACCCGGCCAACGGTTGGGTCTTCGGTGTCGGGGTCAACGCCCCCTTCGGTCTGGCCACCGAGTACAATAAAGGCTGGGTGGGGCGCTATCACGCCGTGGAGTCAGACGTCAAGACCGTCAACATCAATCCCTCGGTCGCCTACAAGGCGACCGATCAATTGAGCCTCGGTTTCGGTGTCAGCGCCCAGTACATCGACGCCAAACTATCCCAGATGGTCGACTACGGCCTCTTCGCCGCAGGGGCCGCCTCCGACCCATCCCACCCCCTCTTCTCGACCCTCAACCCCATCGCCGGCTCGATCCTGCCGACGGTGTCCAACCGCGAGGCGGACATCTTCTCGGACATCGAGGCCGATGACTGGAGCTACGGCTTCAACCTGGGGGCTCTCTACGAGGTCTGCGACCACTCCCGGATCGGCCTGGCCTATCGCTCCCAGGTCTCCCATGAACTGGAGGGGGAAGCCGATTTCGATATCCCGAGCGCCTATCTCGCTTCCCAGGATCCGATCCTGGCCGGGGTGGCCGCCAGCGTCTTCCAGGACCAGGGCGCGGGGGGGGAGATCGACCTTCCGGCCAGCGCTTCGCTGAGCTACTACCACCGGTTCAATGCCGAGTGGGCCGCAATGGCCGACGTCACCTGGACCGAGTGGAGTTCTTTCGAGAAGCTCGTCATCGAGTTCGACGGTTCCCTGGCCAGCCAGCCGAGCGTGACGACTGAAAATTGGGACGACAATTTCCGCTACTCGGTCGGCACCACCTTCAATCCCGATGAGCAGCTCGAACTTCGCGCCGGCCTCGCCTATGACGAGACCCCGATCCCCGACGCCGAGCACCGCACCCCGCGCATCCCGGGCGAGGACCGTCTCTGGATCGCCGTCGGCGCAGGCTACAAAATCGACAACTTCGGCTTTGACTTCGGCTATGCCCACCTCTTCGTCGACAATTCCAGGATCAACAAGACCGCGACTCCCGGCACCGAGGACGAGGGGCGGGGGACTCTGGTCGGCGAATTCGAGAATTCCGTCGACATCGCCAGCATCGAGGTCAGCTACCGGTTCTAA